A single genomic interval of Drosophila virilis strain 15010-1051.87 chromosome 2, Dvir_AGI_RSII-ME, whole genome shotgun sequence harbors:
- the Gfat1 gene encoding glutamine--fructose-6-phosphate aminotransferase [isomerizing] 2 isoform X5, translating into MCGIFAYLNYLTPKSRQEVLDLLVTGLKRLEYRGYDSTGVAIDSPDNKDIVMVKRTGKVKVLEDAIQEHFSGGEYSEPVNTHVGIAHTRWATHGVPCERNSHPQRSDEGNSFVVVHNGIITNYNDVKTFLAKKGYEFESDTDTEVFAKLVHHLWKKHPNYSFRELVEQAIQQVEGAFAIAVKSKHFPGECVASRRSSPLLVGIKTKTRLATDHIPILYGKELRPHGQTRELPVLPRSESTSEFMPLEEKEVEYFFASDASAVIEHTNRVIYLEDDDVAAVRDGTLSIHRLKKSLDDPHAREITTLKMEIQQIMKGNYDYFMQKEIFEQPESVVNTMRGRVRFDGNAIVLGGIKDFIPEIKRCRRLMLIGCGTSYHSAVATRQLLEELTELPVMVELASDFLDRNTPIFRDDVCFFISQSGETADTLMALRYCKQRGALIVGITNTVGSSICRESHCGVHINAGPEIGVASTKAYTSQFISLVMFALVMSEDRLSLQQRRLEILQALSKLADQIREVLKLDSKVQELAKDLYQHKSLLIMGRGYNFATCLEGALKVKELTYMHSEGIMAGELKHGPLALVDGSMPVLMIVLRDPVYVKCMNALQQVTSRKGCPVIICEEGDEETKAFSTRHLEIPRTVDCLQGILTVIPMQLLSYHIAVLRGCDVDCPRNLAKSVTVE; encoded by the exons ATGTGTG GAATTTTCGCCTACTTGAACTATTTAACACCCAAGTCTCGTCAAGAGGTGCTGGACCTGCTGGTGACAGGCTTGAAGCGACTAGAATACCGAGGCTATGACTCCACCGGCGTAGCAATCGATTCACCAGACAACAAGGATATCGTTATGGTCAAGCGCACTGGCAAGGTCAAGGTGCTGGAGGATGCCATTCAAGAAC ACTTTAGCGGCGGGGAGTATAGCGAGCCGGTGAACACGCACGTTGGAATTGCACACACCCGTTGGGCCACCCATGGTGTGCCGTGCGAGCGTAACTCCCATCCACAACGTTCTGATGAGGGCAACAGCTTTGTTGTGGTTCACAATGGCATCATCACCAACTATAACGACGTCAAGACCTTCCTAGCCAAGAAGGGCTATGAATTCGAGTCGGACACGGATACGGAGGTGTTTGCCAAGCTGGTGCATCACCTGTGGAAGAAACATCCCAACTACTCGTTCCGTGAGCTGGTGGAGCAGGCCATACAGCAAGTG GAGGGTGCATTTGCAATTGCTGTAAAATCGAAGCATTTCCCAGGCGAGTGTGTTGCCTCGCGCCGCAGCTCCCCTCTGCTCGTCGGTATCAAGACAAAGACCCGCTTGGCCACGGATCACATTCCCATTCTATACGGCAAAG AGTTGCGTCCACATGGACAAACTCGTGAATTGCCAGTGTTGCCACGCTCGGAGAGCACATCGGAATTTATGCCCCTAGAAGAGAAGGAGGTTGAGTACTTCTTTGCCTCTGATGCCTCAGCTGTTATCGAGCATACGAATCGTGTCATCTATTTAGAG GATGATGATGTAGCTGCAGTGAGGGATGGTACGCTGAGCATCCATCGTCTGAAGAAGAGCCTGGATGATCCGCATGCTCGTGAGATAACCACACTGAAAATGGAGATACAACAGATCATGAAGGGCAACTACGACTATTTCATGCAGAAGGAGATCTTTGAGCAGCCCGAGTCGGTGGTCAACACAATGCGCGGACGCGTCCGCTTTGATGGCAACGCCATTGTGCTGGGTGGCATTAAAGACTTTATACCAGAGATAAAACGCTGCCGCCGTCTGATGCTGATCGGCTGCGGCACCTCTTACCACAGTGCCGTGGCCACGCGTCAGCTACTGGAGGAGCTAACCGAGCTGCCAGTTATGGTTGAGCTGGCCTCAGACTTCCTCGACCGCAACACACCTATATTCCGTGACGACGTCTGTTTCTTCATCTCGCAGTCCGGCGAAACGGCAGATACTTTGATGGCATTGCGCTACTGCAAGCAGCGCGGAGCTCTGATCGTTGGCATCACCAACACAGTGGGTAGCAGCATCTGCCGCGAGTCGCACTGCGGCGTCCACATCAATGCCGGTCCCGAGATCGGTGTTGCCTCCACCAAGGCTTATACATCGCAGTTTATCTCGCTGGTTATGTTCGCGCTGGTCATGTCCGAGGATCGTCTGTCCCTGCAGCAGCGTCGCCTAGAAATTCTGCAGGCACTGTCCAAACTTGCTGATCAAATTCGCGAGGTTCTTAAACTTGACTCCAAGGTGCAGGAGCTGGCCAAGGATCTCTACCAGCACAAGTCGCTGCTGATCATGGGTCGCGGCTACAACTTCGCCACTTGCCTGGAGGGTGCTCTA AAAGTGAAGGAACTGACCTACATGCACAGCGAGGGCATAATGGCCGGAGAACTGAAGCATGGTCCACTGGCCCTCGTAGACGGTTCGATGCCTGTGCTGATGATCGTGCTGCGTGATCCAGTCTACGTCAAGTGCATGAATGCCTTGCAGCAAGTCACCTCGCGCAAGGGTTGCCCAGTGATCATCTGCGAAGAAGGCGACGAGGAGACAAAGGCCTTTTCGACGCGCCATCTTGAAATTCCCCGCACAGTCGACTGTCTTCAAGGCATCCTTACAGTCATACCCATGCAGCTGCTCTCCTACCATATTGCCGTGCTGCGTGGCTGTGACGTCGACTGTCCGCGCAACTTGGCCAAATCCGTGACAGTGGAGTAA